One genomic segment of Synechocystis sp. LKSZ1 includes these proteins:
- a CDS encoding Calx-beta domain-containing protein: MNFLSTPLQSFLNLDFGLTLPNQPGDRVAAVETPSLPITIAYQGKGLSADVLAGTEQTLTAVLIEGVPRSFDANFDFSPTLGLINPPEETAITLLQGNGWLNPQVAQEHSLQNPAVTCRCPFCTNTLNFQTTDLANGTPAVAMATTSLANTFFLHSKPTATKTIYLDFNGHTLPANTAWTNSENGGNAINAPAWSLDSDPAFNDTELARIQAIWQRVAEDFAPFDVNVTTQLLSEDYLTRSSSSDQVYGTRALISPISSYFGNYGGIAYVDVFDSVGDYYKPALVFPENLGNGEKNIAEAITHEVGHNLGLDHDGTPTDGYYSGHGSGATGWAPIMGVGYYQPLSQWSKGEYVNANNLEDDLNIITTQNGFSYRSDDFGNTLATASLLSVSNLNINQFGLIERSTDQDWFQFSTGTGDINLAINPITQTYIYNNGNYSIEYLTPPSGSSNLDIWAGIYDTNGQLLFQSNPVDLLTANFSNVFLNAGTYYLAIDGVGKGDLTTGYSDYGSLGQYYITGNLVQPVANAAILVSPTSGLTTTEAGGQATFTVVLNQAPTANVTIGLSSSNPNEGTVNVSSIVFTNSNWNIAQTVTITGVNDTIIDGNQAYSIVLAPAVSSDSRYNGLDATDVSVVNTDNDFPIVNIASSPQTIVEGLTSNQVVSYTVTLNTAGSKPLTVQYTTSNGTASSGSDYISSSGTLTFNPGVTSQAINISILNDALSEADETFTLTLSNPSNGMLGSTPSVVTTITDTLTTAITTTLPAGVEKLTLTGSAAVNGTGNAGNNSLTGNDAINTLKGGGGVDILTGGNGYDRFDLSAISTSANRNTITDWTVGDTVLLSDSLTTRVGLGSPTTAIVSQATSVNLNTATTDLFLFNFNNTETGVDLGASLNGSMLLDGLSNSTRTDNATLNASAARGQGYILAYDNGNGYLYYFNSGSNRTISASEIALVGIFDSQSDFAVGSFTGSNFALI; the protein is encoded by the coding sequence ATGAATTTTCTCTCTACCCCCCTACAATCTTTCCTCAATTTAGATTTTGGGTTAACCCTGCCTAACCAACCGGGAGACCGAGTGGCCGCCGTCGAAACCCCATCCCTTCCTATCACCATCGCCTATCAAGGCAAGGGCCTGTCTGCGGATGTCCTGGCCGGAACTGAGCAGACCTTAACTGCTGTGTTGATCGAGGGTGTACCGAGATCCTTCGATGCCAATTTTGATTTCTCTCCCACATTAGGCCTCATCAACCCCCCGGAAGAAACTGCAATCACCTTGCTCCAGGGTAATGGCTGGCTCAATCCCCAAGTGGCTCAGGAGCATTCTCTGCAGAACCCAGCAGTGACCTGCCGTTGTCCTTTTTGTACGAATACTTTGAATTTCCAGACTACAGATTTGGCCAATGGCACACCGGCTGTCGCGATGGCCACCACCAGTCTAGCCAATACCTTCTTTTTGCATAGTAAGCCGACGGCGACTAAAACCATTTATCTAGATTTCAATGGCCATACTCTACCCGCGAATACAGCCTGGACAAATAGTGAAAATGGAGGAAATGCAATCAATGCCCCAGCCTGGAGTTTAGATAGTGATCCAGCCTTTAATGATACGGAATTGGCCCGCATTCAAGCCATCTGGCAACGGGTCGCAGAGGATTTTGCCCCCTTTGATGTTAATGTCACGACTCAGTTATTGAGCGAAGATTACCTCACTCGTAGTAGTTCTAGCGATCAGGTTTATGGGACTCGGGCCTTAATTAGCCCCATTAGTAGCTATTTTGGGAATTACGGAGGAATTGCCTATGTCGATGTCTTTGATTCCGTTGGCGATTACTATAAACCAGCCTTAGTTTTTCCAGAAAATTTAGGCAATGGTGAAAAAAATATTGCCGAAGCCATTACCCACGAAGTCGGTCATAATCTTGGACTGGATCATGATGGGACGCCAACAGATGGTTATTACAGTGGCCATGGTTCTGGGGCTACCGGATGGGCCCCGATTATGGGCGTGGGGTACTACCAACCCCTCAGCCAATGGAGCAAGGGAGAATATGTCAATGCCAACAATTTGGAAGATGATTTAAATATCATCACCACTCAGAATGGGTTTAGTTATCGGAGCGATGATTTTGGGAATACCTTAGCAACAGCGAGTCTGCTCAGTGTCAGCAATCTGAATATCAATCAATTTGGACTAATTGAACGGAGTACGGATCAAGATTGGTTTCAGTTCAGTACAGGGACTGGTGATATCAATTTAGCAATTAATCCCATTACCCAGACCTATATCTACAATAATGGTAACTACTCTATTGAGTACCTAACACCTCCCAGTGGCAGTAGTAACCTGGATATTTGGGCAGGAATTTATGATACTAATGGTCAGCTTTTATTTCAATCCAATCCCGTTGATTTGCTTACCGCTAATTTTAGCAACGTATTTCTGAATGCAGGAACCTATTACTTAGCTATTGATGGCGTTGGCAAAGGGGATCTCACCACAGGCTACTCCGACTACGGGAGTCTCGGGCAATACTATATCACGGGAAATTTGGTTCAACCTGTTGCGAATGCAGCCATTCTCGTCTCCCCCACCTCAGGGTTAACAACGACGGAAGCTGGAGGACAGGCAACCTTTACAGTCGTCTTAAATCAAGCTCCGACAGCGAATGTCACCATTGGGCTTAGCAGTAGTAACCCCAACGAAGGAACAGTCAATGTCAGCAGTATAGTCTTTACCAATAGTAATTGGAATATCGCCCAAACAGTAACGATTACTGGAGTCAATGATACCATAATAGATGGAAATCAAGCCTATAGTATTGTTTTGGCGCCCGCGGTTTCCAGCGATAGTCGTTACAACGGGCTAGACGCGACCGATGTCAGTGTAGTTAATACAGATAATGATTTTCCGATCGTCAATATTGCAAGCAGTCCGCAAACAATTGTAGAAGGTTTGACCAGTAATCAGGTTGTCAGCTATACCGTCACCCTCAATACGGCGGGATCAAAACCGTTGACAGTCCAATATACCACCAGCAATGGCACGGCTAGTTCAGGCTCGGACTACATCAGCAGCAGTGGCACGTTAACCTTTAATCCTGGAGTAACCAGTCAAGCCATTAATATTTCTATTCTTAATGATGCGCTTAGTGAAGCAGATGAAACATTTACTTTAACCCTTTCTAACCCAAGTAACGGGATGTTAGGCTCAACGCCTTCTGTCGTGACAACTATTACCGATACTCTAACAACTGCGATCACCACGACCTTGCCTGCTGGAGTGGAGAAGTTAACCTTAACGGGCAGTGCCGCAGTTAATGGTACTGGAAATGCAGGTAATAATAGTTTGACAGGGAATGATGCTATTAATACACTTAAAGGTGGTGGCGGCGTAGATATTTTAACGGGGGGGAATGGCTATGATCGGTTTGATTTAAGTGCCATTAGTACCTCAGCCAACCGTAATACTATTACCGATTGGACAGTAGGCGATACCGTTCTTCTATCAGACTCTTTGACGACTCGTGTAGGTTTAGGGAGCCCCACAACGGCAATCGTCAGTCAAGCCACTAGTGTAAATCTCAATACAGCCACAACCGATCTGTTCCTGTTTAATTTTAACAACACAGAAACAGGGGTAGATTTAGGTGCTAGCCTGAATGGTTCGATGTTGTTAGATGGTTTATCGAATAGTACGAGAACAGATAATGCTACCCTCAATGCCAGTGCTGCCCGGGGCCAAGGATATATTTTAGCCTACGATAATGGAAACGGATATCTTTATTACTTCAATTCGGGAAGTAACAGGACAATCTCGGCCTCAGAAATTGCCTTAGTTGGTATTTTTGATAGTCAGAGCGATTTTGCCGTTGGCTCATTTACAGGGTCTAATTTTGCCTTAATATAA